From Methylomonas sp. EFPC3, a single genomic window includes:
- a CDS encoding carboxypeptidase-like regulatory domain-containing protein has product MSVIQRLQVLLMGRTVAQSRAYFSTPIKPLFPIAAFFMLFFLSVQFPETAEAATGSWETVSASQVGVKLATPVRNRRSNDATVGVSLQNTSGSEIAGPLRLVITGLAPAGKVSISNASGTTDAGEPYFDLTGYVGGNFTAGGSGLVTVIVAGGGPNTFSFSTRVEKAVAQALKVQIISPATLLTVGHTPQTVKGTVSDPAAQITLNGAPVTNNNGSFQADVSLDEGHNTITARAVNAKGEDVSDAISLSLDMTPPYLTVESPKNGDTVRTDKIAVSGLINDIVRGTVAEGQANVKVNGVAASIANRSYLAENVVLNVGENTIKIDAADNVGNTSSISIKVTYQPLAPQHIELFGGQDQTAKINAALAQPLKVKLLDSANKPVANKPVIYRVTEGDGVLSVGNSDQGQGVLVQTDVQGVASTTFKLGSRAGTGNQRVRATSVGFDGEVLFYASATVGAGNKVTVNSGNNQRGAVSQPLPLPFVVAVVDDGANVVPGAKIEFKVTQGGGKFQNGQTAITSTTDSDGRATAEFTLGSEEGLDVHRVSATLVGTELYAGFTASALKTGNPGQTSISGVVLDNQEHPLPKVTVRVDGTTREAQSDDKGQFKITEVPVGAVRLIADGSTTTAEGEWPTLAFNLVTIAGADNPLSAPIYLVKLDTVNAKIVGDQDVTLTLPEVPGFALEVKKGSVTFPDGKKTGKLSVTPVNASKIPMAPPNGMQPQFIVTIQPVGAKFDPPARLTLPNVDGHKPGAQVEMYSYDHDLEEFVAIGLGTVATDGSVIKSNQGVGVIKAGWHCGSQPGGSGCCTSPGKCQTTDASCNIVNKPKMADTAGDCQSPKDCESQEPNPGDVPKDQPGDCKKPICNGGTPSTENANDPPADAGQCKACKDGSLANKDAGATCDDNKYCTSASGTSPGPDQCVNGTCEGKEIGRSDVVSAGRSYDLTKLKELIKGAELAAKFVPGCSVSGSSMVVTGEIKMNFAKECCEAKKSMVDATGIEGAVGLALPKFQCDLPFYSIGVATLAGTVGVEGKGSVSAKGYKSECDGNCGWEIGGSLGLTINGGLALVVVSNDILRIEGGSAVPVP; this is encoded by the coding sequence ATGTCGGTTATCCAGCGTTTGCAAGTTTTGTTAATGGGTAGGACAGTCGCACAGTCGAGAGCTTATTTCTCAACACCGATAAAGCCGCTATTTCCCATCGCGGCTTTTTTTATGTTGTTTTTCTTGTCTGTGCAGTTTCCGGAAACCGCCGAAGCCGCAACCGGAAGTTGGGAAACGGTCTCTGCCAGCCAGGTCGGCGTCAAACTAGCTACTCCGGTGCGCAACCGCCGCAGCAACGACGCAACGGTCGGCGTTAGCCTCCAAAATACCAGTGGTAGTGAAATCGCCGGACCGTTGCGGTTAGTTATCACCGGCTTGGCACCGGCCGGCAAAGTCTCGATTAGCAATGCGAGCGGTACCACCGACGCCGGCGAACCTTATTTCGATTTGACCGGCTACGTTGGCGGCAACTTTACCGCTGGCGGTAGCGGCTTGGTGACTGTCATCGTTGCTGGCGGCGGCCCCAATACCTTCAGTTTTTCCACTCGGGTCGAAAAAGCCGTCGCACAAGCCTTGAAGGTGCAAATCATCAGCCCGGCGACGCTGCTCACCGTTGGCCATACGCCGCAAACCGTCAAAGGCACCGTCTCAGATCCTGCTGCCCAGATTACGCTAAACGGTGCACCAGTCACCAACAACAACGGTAGCTTTCAAGCTGACGTCTCGTTGGATGAGGGCCATAACACCATCACGGCCCGCGCAGTTAACGCTAAAGGCGAAGATGTCAGCGACGCCATTTCGCTATCCTTGGACATGACGCCGCCGTATTTAACAGTCGAATCGCCTAAAAACGGCGATACCGTGCGCACCGATAAAATCGCGGTATCCGGCCTGATCAACGATATCGTGCGCGGTACCGTCGCCGAAGGTCAAGCCAACGTCAAAGTAAATGGCGTAGCAGCCTCGATTGCCAACCGCAGTTATTTGGCCGAAAACGTGGTATTAAACGTCGGCGAAAACACGATCAAGATCGATGCTGCCGATAATGTGGGCAATACCAGTAGCATCAGCATCAAAGTCACTTATCAACCCTTGGCTCCGCAGCACATTGAACTGTTTGGCGGCCAGGACCAAACAGCAAAAATCAACGCCGCTTTGGCGCAACCTTTGAAAGTAAAGTTGCTGGATAGCGCCAACAAACCGGTTGCCAACAAGCCGGTGATCTACCGCGTCACCGAGGGCGATGGCGTATTAAGCGTCGGCAACAGCGACCAAGGCCAAGGCGTGCTGGTACAAACTGATGTCCAAGGCGTTGCTTCCACCACCTTCAAGCTCGGCAGCCGGGCCGGTACCGGCAATCAGCGCGTTAGAGCTACATCAGTTGGTTTTGACGGCGAAGTGCTGTTTTATGCCAGCGCGACGGTCGGGGCCGGCAACAAAGTTACCGTCAACAGCGGCAACAACCAACGTGGCGCGGTTAGTCAGCCTTTACCGTTGCCGTTTGTCGTCGCTGTGGTCGACGACGGCGCGAACGTCGTACCTGGAGCCAAAATAGAGTTCAAGGTTACCCAAGGTGGTGGCAAATTCCAAAACGGCCAAACAGCCATCACCAGCACCACCGACAGCGACGGCCGCGCTACCGCCGAATTCACGCTGGGTAGCGAAGAGGGGCTGGACGTTCATAGGGTCAGTGCCACTTTGGTCGGCACCGAGCTGTACGCTGGTTTCACCGCTTCAGCCCTAAAGACCGGCAATCCCGGCCAAACCAGCATTAGCGGTGTGGTCCTGGACAATCAGGAACATCCGCTACCCAAAGTCACCGTGCGCGTCGACGGCACCACCCGCGAAGCGCAAAGCGACGACAAAGGCCAGTTTAAAATCACCGAAGTGCCGGTTGGTGCGGTCCGTTTAATCGCTGATGGCAGTACCACTACCGCCGAAGGCGAATGGCCGACGTTGGCTTTTAATCTTGTCACTATCGCCGGTGCCGATAACCCCCTGTCTGCACCGATCTATCTAGTCAAACTGGATACCGTTAACGCCAAAATCGTCGGGGATCAGGACGTTACACTCACTTTGCCCGAAGTGCCGGGCTTTGCGTTGGAGGTCAAAAAAGGCTCGGTCACCTTCCCGGACGGCAAAAAGACCGGCAAGTTATCCGTAACGCCGGTGAATGCCAGCAAAATCCCGATGGCGCCGCCCAACGGCATGCAGCCGCAGTTTATCGTCACCATTCAGCCGGTCGGCGCCAAGTTCGATCCGCCGGCCAGGCTTACTTTGCCGAATGTCGATGGTCATAAGCCAGGCGCACAAGTCGAGATGTATTCCTACGACCATGACCTGGAAGAGTTTGTGGCGATCGGTTTGGGTACCGTCGCCACAGACGGCAGTGTGATCAAGTCCAATCAAGGCGTAGGCGTGATAAAGGCCGGGTGGCATTGTGGATCGCAGCCGGGCGGTAGTGGTTGTTGCACAAGCCCAGGAAAATGTCAGACGACGGATGCCAGCTGTAATATTGTCAATAAGCCGAAGATGGCGGACACAGCAGGTGATTGCCAATCGCCCAAAGATTGCGAATCTCAGGAGCCTAATCCGGGCGATGTTCCTAAAGATCAGCCGGGGGATTGTAAAAAACCGATTTGCAACGGCGGGACGCCGAGCACTGAAAATGCGAATGATCCTCCTGCGGATGCCGGACAATGTAAAGCCTGCAAAGACGGTAGTCTCGCGAACAAAGACGCCGGAGCGACTTGCGATGACAATAAGTATTGTACATCCGCATCAGGCACTTCGCCTGGGCCAGATCAGTGCGTAAATGGTACCTGCGAAGGAAAGGAAATTGGACGTTCGGATGTGGTAAGCGCCGGTCGTTCATATGATCTTACAAAACTTAAAGAGCTCATAAAGGGAGCGGAATTAGCGGCCAAGTTTGTTCCTGGCTGTAGTGTAAGTGGAAGTAGTATGGTGGTAACCGGCGAGATCAAAATGAATTTCGCCAAGGAGTGCTGTGAAGCCAAGAAGTCAATGGTTGATGCCACCGGTATCGAAGGCGCTGTAGGTCTTGCATTACCTAAGTTTCAATGTGATTTGCCTTTCTATTCTATCGGCGTCGCCACCTTGGCTGGTACGGTGGGTGTCGAAGGTAAAGGATCCGTTAGTGCTAAGGGTTATAAAAGCGAGTGTGACGGTAATTGTGGTTGGGAGATAGGCGGTAGCTTAGGCCTAACTATTAATGGTGGCTTAGCACTAGTCGTGGTGAGCAATGACATACTTCGTATTGAAGGGGGGTCAGCGGTGCCGGTTCCGTGA
- a CDS encoding thioredoxin domain-containing protein yields the protein MIWIKSIALIVMWMGLANIAYAEEKWVADEIFMQISEMRKEIGQLKEKVAYLEQRLADQQPKVAPVSLVGTEAMTRGKADAKLAIIEFSDYECPFCAKHYKNVLPKLLERYIDMGGVKYVMKDFPLEFHAHAKKASLATRCAGEQGQYFAMHDAIFEARGQVTDELVAEVVKNQELNMTALQACMEKPAQLSKVESDIALGSRLGVKGTPAFLIGKIKDDQLVDYRRFDGVQSFETFAGVIDGLKK from the coding sequence ATGATTTGGATAAAGTCGATTGCATTAATAGTTATGTGGATGGGGTTGGCGAATATCGCCTATGCCGAAGAAAAATGGGTCGCAGACGAGATCTTCATGCAGATCTCGGAAATGCGTAAAGAAATCGGCCAACTCAAGGAAAAGGTCGCCTATTTAGAACAAAGGCTGGCGGATCAGCAGCCCAAGGTAGCGCCAGTTTCGTTGGTGGGAACCGAAGCCATGACTAGGGGCAAGGCCGACGCCAAACTCGCGATCATCGAGTTTTCCGACTATGAATGTCCGTTCTGCGCCAAGCATTACAAAAACGTATTACCCAAGCTGCTGGAGCGTTATATCGACATGGGCGGCGTTAAATATGTGATGAAGGATTTTCCTTTGGAGTTTCATGCCCATGCCAAAAAGGCATCCTTGGCTACCCGTTGCGCCGGGGAACAAGGTCAGTATTTTGCAATGCACGACGCCATTTTTGAGGCCAGGGGGCAGGTGACCGATGAATTGGTCGCCGAAGTGGTTAAAAACCAGGAACTGAATATGACCGCATTGCAAGCTTGCATGGAAAAGCCCGCACAGCTGAGCAAAGTTGAAAGTGATATAGCCTTGGGGTCCAGGTTGGGTGTCAAAGGCACGCCGGCCTTTTTGATCGGCAAAATTAAAGATGATCAGTTGGTCGATTACCGGCGGTTCGACGGCGTACAGTCGTTTGAAACCTTTGCCGGAGTCATTGATGGTTTAAAAAAATAA